One stretch of Paramormyrops kingsleyae isolate MSU_618 chromosome 4, PKINGS_0.4, whole genome shotgun sequence DNA includes these proteins:
- the LOC140588993 gene encoding E3 ubiquitin/ISG15 ligase TRIM25-like, which produces MAEASVLLDQNQFSCPICLDLLQDPVTIPCRHSYCMSCIKSCWDQEDHLEVYSCPQCRQTFTPRPVLGRNTILAEVVENLKQTGLQAATPADHYAGPGDVECDFCTGRKHKAVKSCLVCLASYCETHLQPHYESPVFKKHKLTDATGLRQDKICSHHDRPLEVYCRTDQQCVCLLCMMDKHRGHDTVSVAAQKAEIRVRLETFINYL; this is translated from the coding sequence atggcagaagccagtGTCTTACTGGATCAGAACCAGTTCAGCTGTCCAATCTGCCTAGATCTACTGCAAGATCCAGTGACTATTCCCTGTagacacagttactgtatgagctgcattaagagctgctgggatcaggaggatcaTCTTgaagtttacagctgcccccagtgcagacagaccttcacacccagacctgttctgggcagaaacaccatCCTGGCTGAAGTGGTGGAGAACCTGAAGCagactggactacaagcagctactcctgctgaccattatgctggacctggagatgtggagtgtgatttctgtactgggagaaaacacaaagctgtcaagtcctgcctggtgtgtctggcctcttactgtgaaactcacctccagcctcactatgagtctccagtttttaagaagcacaagctgactgatgcCACTGGACTTCGGCAGGACAAGATCTGTTCCCACCATGACAGACCGctggaggtctactgccgtaccgaccagcagtgtgtctgtctgctgtgTATGATGGATAAACACAGAGGTCATGATACAGTCTCAGTTGCTGCACAAAAGGCAGAGATACGGGTCAGGCTGGaaacttttataaattatttatga